The DNA sequence GCCGTACGAGCGAGCATCCGTCAATGGTCACATAAGACTCTGTCGTGGTTTGCAAttgtcaaaaaatatttatggtgTTTGCAAAAGAAGCTTGAAGAATAAGAGATGTGAACCTCTTTATTTGGGCGGCATATTCCAGTTTACATAAAGTCAATCTCGTTGATAATTAGCTGCGGCGAAAATCCtggattataaaaattttactcactccgtctcaatttataggtccattttggaataaacacgcatattaagaaaaagttggttagatagaatcttttctcatgtatcattaattagtgcattgataagtgagaatatggttgagtttcaaaaaaatcacaataaatatagtgattttttttttgacaaatgcaagaaaatttCATTAACTTGAACATAATACggtcgggacaaacccccaactgccaatacaaccaggtggtaaaacaaataacatactaataaaaacaattagatgatttgtttcctgatcgtttaacacatagaatttaacaattcttgaagctaaaaacgaaatcaaagacatcccaagcgatccaaattgcaccaacaCCTCTGGAAATAataacatcgcaattgaccataccacataaaaaccattgttagcccaatgttcagaaacaccaattatatttattaataatagtcTTCGCATTCTTAgaacaaaaattaagaaaatactaAAACCCTAGCCGCACCGCCCCCTCTCCTCTCTGTTAGGTTTGTCCACGCTCAAGTAAATCGAGGGGCTTCCACTGGTtttctccggtggaaagccccaatccCTTCATTATCTTTTAATCTTGTTAGTTTTCCTTCAATAAAACCCAATTTTTTGcgtgtttgtgtgtctctccttttggagtgtgCCCATTAAGAAATGAGAAtgatgttgagtttcaaaaaaatcacaattaatatgtagataaatttgtattgaaaaaagagagggacaagtattttgggacaatttttttttccaaagtggacatataaattgagacggagggagtaaaattttGGAATCTTGTTATCTGAATTATACTGTGCAGTATTGATTGATCTTTTCATCGAATAGTACAAGTTTATAGTTCCGAAATCTTTATAATAATTAGTAGTTCACCAAAAGAATTACTTTCTTCTGCCGAGTACTCCCTCAGAgtattccttttgttttttttatatgtcacttttgactttAGCATGTATATTTAGGTGGattgaccggatagtaaaaattattatttttaaataatttttttgtgaattataattttgattacataatacttttttagaaaaaaaaattcaaaaatactccctccgtctcaatttataggtccattttgcaaaaaaataattgtcccaaaatacttgtccctctcttctttcaatagaaatttatctacatattaattgtgatttttttgaaactcaacattattctcatttctcaatgcactaattccctatatttattgtgatttttttgaaactcaactatattctcacttatcaatgcactaattaatgaaacatgagataagattctatcttaccaatttttttcttaataaatgtttattttaaaaaggacctataaattgagacggagggagtaatatttttaactacccagtgtaccaaaaagtcaaacgtcatatgtTAAAAAACCGAGGgagtaaaaaaaaagttattccGATAACAAGGGTCTATGCTCTATAGTCCCGGGTTTTGGTTCGATTCAAGGAATCAAGAACACGATATTGCATTAGAAAAGGAAATAAGAAGCGGAGAACTAAAATTTGCAAAATAAAGCATGTGTGAACTCTGTGCTTCATCCATAAGAATCTCATCTATTGTAAAGGTAAAGCTGGTATCTGGTATGTAGAATTTTGCTCGATTTATGTACATGACTAGCGCGTAACTAAATACTGAAATCTTATgcaactaatatttatgatcGAATTTGTTTCCACGGACGACACTCGAGATTCGGACATGGTTCGAGCCATTTGGTTCTGCAGTCTCCTCCTGCACTATCACAACATCTGCACACCATCCCCAGTGTCCTAAAAAGTTTCGAGTTTCCTTCCTTTGAATCCGCATCCATCTTCGTATCTGGACTCGATTTGCCAGGAGCAGAGGAGATAAAGAGTGCAGATTCTTTGGTTTGTAGAGACTGGAGAGAAAGCTGTCTAGCCTCTGCAGCACTGGCTAAAACTAGACTTATTAACAAAGGAACCACCAAGAACAAAGAAGATTTTAATGTAGCCATGTATGAATTTCTCCTGATGCAGTGTATTAACAGACTCTGTGTATTTGTAGTTGAGGGTTTCATTGTGTCGTGTGAGGATCTCTATATATAAAGAGGGATGAATTAGTGTACAATGACAGCTTGGGGTGGTCCCGTGATCTGACTATAAACGGAAAAGACTTATGAAAACGATGTCAGAACTAAATAAAATTTCAGAATTATTTATAgagattttctatggtgtgcccaagggcacacaatagtccctaactccaataaaaatagctccttttgattggtggatgaataataaatgataatggccctccctgcattcacatcaactccaccaatcagaataagccatttttattttaatgattattgtgtgcccttgggagTTGGGCACACATCAGAAAGACCGTTATTTTTATGCTAATTTATATAAGAGGTAGATTATGCATAAAATAGTCTCATGAAATAATTTTGACTATGATCTCGTGAACTTTGAGACCATTCTGGGACTAATGGTGTCTTTATTGATGAAAAAGTAGTGGAGTACACAAATTAGAGAAAAAAAGGTGGGTTTCTAGAACATGGACGTGCAGTTCCACACGTTTTTCACTTGTTATTAGTTGAGAAGTTTGTCTCAAAGCAATCTGAGGGTTGTCAAAATTCAATGTTTATTTACTAGTGGCCAATATGAAGGGTCATCTTCTAGTAGATTCGAGATTTGGAGCTGGTGAACACTATTTTTCAAATCAAACGATTCCTTTTAAGATGCAAAAATTTTCGATTTCCTTGAAGACCCCTATCCTGCAAATTCAGACGACTAAATTACCGGATCTTATAGGATACTCTGGTAATCTGATCAAGCTATCAAGAACTATTTTTTGGGTTGAGGATGTCttttaacaaaatttacaaGATTTGAAAAATGCATATTAAAgtagataaaattttattatatctttatttatattttatatgtaatatttgatcaaaatttggtcacaaaaaagtcaaataagaCAAAAAATTTGGGATGGAAGGAGCAATATGTAATATACTGCTGATTTTCATGACCTTCAAAAACAGCTCAAGTTCGAAGGTTCACAACAAACATATGTTAATGTTATAACATAACGAGCCATGTTATAGATATAGTCATATACTCCGTAGTAAGTTTTACTCAGGTTTTCAGCTTATAGGCCTCAGTAGTTCTACTCAGAATTTCAGCTTATAGGCCTCAGCAGTTATTGTATTGCAGTTGTTTCATACAAACATGTTCACTATTACTCAGACCTAGAAGATGAGGAATCTCTCAAGTATCAACCATGAACAAGTTCTTTGGTGTCGCGTAGGTCTGGTTCTTATGGTTCTTGAGATATACCACTCAGGAACACGATCACCGGGGTTCTGCTAAAGAACGCATGCTTCAGCATCACTGAGTGGTGTGAGAGAGCAATAGATGATCATATTCACAGGGATGACAATGACAATCAGGGTAGTGATGATAGTGGCAAGGAGTTAGCTCGAAATTTACACTGAGAACATTATTTGCCCATGATCTGTCTGATTTCATCTTCAAGCAAACCGTTTCATCGAGCAGTCAATTATTATAACTTACACAAAATGCAGAaagattataaaatatattttatataaacccGCCATAATTCCTTTGACGAAGATACATGTAAtcagtatgttttttttactgGTAAATGTAAATGCAGAAACTGGATTCAGGAAACACTGCTTAAACAAGCATAAAGATAAACTGTTATTTACAAGAACTCAAAGTTCACACTGCTTTTGTAATTTTAACCTTCTCATGCATATCATACTAGAGTCATACAAAAAGATCCGAGATATCACACAGCATGAACACTAGCAACCCTATTCATATATAGTCATCCCTTCCAAATTGCTGAAGATCTGGGTGGGCGCCACCTCCAGGCCTGGGTGGGTTTCTGTACAATGCAAccagaagaaaaacaaatgtcAAAAGACAGACAAGTGTGTAAAAGAGCAAAACAGTACAAGTTGGTTATAAACAATTACTCAGATGCAATTTAAGTAGACTATTCTAAAGGTTAAGTAAAACTTTAATCGCTGATGGAAATAGAACAAGCAAAATATAGCAAAATTACAATATCTTGAAAGAAAGCCACAACATAGTACCTTGCAAATCGATTGGGCTCAAAACCAGGTACGCCGGGTGGACCGTATGGATCAAAACGAGCACCAGGTGGAACACCCCTGTTTCAATCAAGTAACACAGTTTAAGATTGACCTTTAAAGAACTTGGTCTTCTAATACACCAATGACCAATCTGATTGTCAACATTACTAATACACCAATGACCAATCTGATGTCAATAttagtaattttttaaaatattaaatatttttatgtggTTGAGTTGGCTTTGTTGGAATATACTTACGGAGGCATTCCTCCTGGAAAAACAGGCCGCTGTCCATCAAACTGCATATCGAAAATAGGATTGTTTGGTCCTGCAGTTAAACAACGCCATGTACATCAAGAGTTTTTACCTTTTGTATTTTCTACTCATAAGTTTCGAATTTCAAAGCTAAtgaataataaacaaaaaaaaagagtatataTGTTTACAGACCTACTACATTTCCTCCCCCAATGCCATAATAATCCCTGAAAAGTTTGAAAATTGTCAAATGAGCTGAATAGAATAGATAACATCAATGGGATATAGAAAATATAAGAAGAATGACGCACCTAGAAGGATAAAATCCTGCTCCAGCCCCAGGAAATCGATCATCGCCACCAATGCCAGGATAAACCGGAGGAATAACAACTCTACTTTGCAAATGacatgtataaatatatcaGGATACACATGGTACAAAACGTATCGACAATTAGAATTCTGATTGTGCAAACTAAATCAATATTCTAGTGTCAGATGGCTAGTAATATTTACCCGCAGATATAAGATATTAAAGGCAAATAGATTAGTGTTTACTTTCTTTTTAGTTTCTCTTCAATTCAGAGGCATGCATCATCCGAAGATATTATTTACCACTATATATGAATAAGAAATTACATCTGATATCTATCTAGCCTCTAAACCACTCAGTATGGAACACAGGGGTTGcgattcaattttattataattaaggcacaacatatacttatataattatttttaaaatgaggCAACGGATTATGGTAATAAATTGACGGAAAAGCTTCTTATGTAATTGCAAGTACCTGGATGGATTGTATGGGTCGCCCTGAGGTTCCGAAGACTGGTATGTATCGGCTGTTGAACCTTTATTTGCAGAActgaaaaacataatataacaCTTCCATCAGAAGGCTAACAAATACCGGAACAAAATTGCAACAGAAATCCTAAATATCATGTAAAAGTTCTCAAGCATGCAATTTTCGGAGTTGATATTAACCCATAGTATCTTCAAATCGACAAAATTAGCATGTGACAAGACATACCTAGGGTATACCTTCTTCGTAGAAGCTTTTAATGAGATAATAAAGTAAGATGGACCCCATTAAGAAAAGTGATACATTGGATGTCGATTAAATAAGCTCAACCAGTCATATAAACTTGTCCAAACAGAATAATGAAAGCAACTTCTAATAGCATCCTAATTACACGatcttaaatttgtttttataagaaaaatgcTAATATTACTATCCACCAAAATAGTTTACAATCCACGTACAGTACATGATAACATGCTAATCTTGTTTTTACGCGTTGCGTATAAGCGAACTAGCGCGATTATCACAGTGGCATATAATCATGCTTATtctcaaaacaaaacaaaagccGCACTATGTATAGAAAGACTGAAATACCCTAACTTTGAAAAACCTACTTTTTAGACTAACAAAAAGTGTGTTAGGTTCTGCCTTcttaatttaacaaaatataccGACCAATAGTTTGATACTTTTATGTGATAACTCTATTATGTTGGAGAATTTTATCATGTAAACCTATTTTGCGTACTATTCTATTGTTAAATATTaggaaaaaaatttacaaagtatacatgtataaataaagatagttatatatataatttcatttttggcAAAAAATCGTGCGAGTCACTCTTCAAAATTGGATCTTGCATTTTCTTTTCGATTTTGCGCATTTGAAAAAACCTTTAACCATATAGACAATGCAAACCATAAAACCAATAGTCAAGGCAGAAAGTCACAAGTTGAATAGCTAAAACCAGACAAccaattatataattgaaaaactaACACAAACATAACATTTAAAGGTTGTACTTAATGAGGATAAACCATATATACGAACTTAGAGTATATTACCTTGACTTGGCAGTTTCCAAGCTAGATGATGAAGCGGCACTCAGTTTACCTAATATCCCGTTGTTAATGCTAGTCACAAGTTTTCCCAAATCCTTGAATTGTGTACTGTAATTACTGCCTCCATTCTCCACAGTAAAATCATTAACACTGAAAATTGCAAATAGTCAATGAGCTCGATAATGCCTAATAAATCACATCAATAATACTTGTTTGAGCTCTCAGTTATGCttaaaaaacaaaaccaaatttCCGTATAGCTACATCCTCATAAAATCGAAAAGTAAATCAAAACACAAAGCATTAGAAGAGTAACAATTTACTTGATCTCAAGATGCAAGGGCTCCTCATCACCATTCTTCAAAACATCAACCAACAAAGCATCATTCATTGCCAAACACTTGACTAAAATCTTCTTAGAACCCTTGTCGGGACTCGAGTACACGAAAGCATAATTATCCTCAAACTGATCCCACCCATCAACTCCCACCTCATCTAACcaccaaaaatcatatcaaAACAAGCATTAACCATTAAAACAGTACTTAAACATAACAAAAGAACATAAAGCAAAACCTTTACCAAACAAAATCAAGTAAAAACAAACACTAAGCATCAAAAAACTACTGGGTATCAAGAAACAACATAAAAACCAAATTTTCACCaataaattcaaacaaaaatcaattcaaACAAACATTAAGCACTAAAGAACTACTGGGCATCAAAAAAAGAACATAAAGATCACAAAATCAAACAGAAACCAATAAAaacagtaaaaaaaatattgaaaaaactgataaagattggatttttaccAGTGGAAGGTGAGGCCAAAACGGCGTCGTCGAAGGCAGAAGTACCGGTGGCGACGAGAATATAGCCGGCGGCGAGAAAGGCGGAGTGGATAGCGTACGCGACTTTGTCGTGGGGGCCTCGAAAAGTGGGACGAGAAGCCCTAATCACAGCGATTACACCTTGTTCTGTAGCCATTGTTCTAGACTTCAAGAGCACGAAACTGACGAAACTGAAGACGTGAATTTCACACTGACCAGGACGTGAATAGAGAGTAGCGGAGAAAAGCTTGACCTATATAATGAtccgaaatattttttattaaataaatcaaatttaaaaattttgatttttggaaaaaaaattataccatATTGTTTTTAGGTgttcaatttattataaaaaatgtatgatttggattttttttaaaaggaaaaaatgaaatattagaaatgaacgtgtatttatattataaaatcatatttggaatttttgataattataattagaattttattttaaaaaaaattgataagttggattaacttaaaataagtatttttgCTTAAAGCAAATAAGTGAAAAAGaggttagaagcaagttaatacttataagtgattaaattgtttgagaaaaaagtagaagtaatGAAAGAAGCTAAATAAGTTAGCATTtgcaactttttataagtactttagACTTTTTACTCAAATAGTAGGAATAAGTACTTTCaatttataaatctaaaaattaCGACTCAAATAGTaggaataattataaaattagatTTCGATTTGAGattagaataattaataaatatagtatttctacttctttcccaaacagtttaatcacttataattattttacttCTTACTCATGTGTTAATCCTGCAGCCAAACCACCATGTTCTCCCCTCATTGTCGGTGGAGTTGTAATCTCTGATCAAGTGAAAATTACAATAATGTATAGTACCAGATAAGACAGAAATGCAAAGCCTTTTCAACAAGCTCAACCAGCAGAGTACaatctaata is a window from the Daucus carota subsp. sativus chromosome 8, DH1 v3.0, whole genome shotgun sequence genome containing:
- the LOC108197618 gene encoding probable proteasome inhibitor, which produces MATEQGVIAVIRASRPTFRGPHDKVAYAIHSAFLAAGYILVATGTSAFDDAVLASPSTDEVGVDGWDQFEDNYAFVYSSPDKGSKKILVKCLAMNDALLVDVLKNGDEEPLHLEINVNDFTVENGGSNYSTQFKDLGKLVTSINNGILGKLSAASSSSLETAKSSSANKGSTADTYQSSEPQGDPYNPSRVVIPPVYPGIGGDDRFPGAGAGFYPSRDYYGIGGGNVVGPNNPIFDMQFDGQRPVFPGGMPPGVPPGARFDPYGPPGVPGFEPNRFARNPPRPGGGAHPDLQQFGRDDYI